The sequence agatttcTAATGTGGAAAAGTTTGATAGAACTGGAGACCTAAAACAAAATGTTAGGAGGTATCTAAGCATTACTGAGATGAAGGGATTGGATGAGAAACAAACTTTGCATGCATTTCCCCTCTCACTCACGAGAGGTGCATTAAGGTGGTACTATAGCTTAGATCCAAGTAAGACCAAGGTGTGGAATGAGCTAGTGGAGTTGTTTTTGGAGCAGTTCATCTTCAACACCATAATCGATGTGACTCTAAGGGACTTGGAGACCACTAAGCAAGGAGTGGGGGAGACATTCTCCGAATATATGACAAAGTGGAGGGGAAAGGCATCAAGGATGGTTAATAGGCCAAATGAGAAAGACCAAATTAACATGATAATCAAGAATTTTATTCCGGCTTATAATAGTAGGCTCTTGTCATCACCTATTAGTTCTTTTGGGGAATTATGTGATTGTCGAACTAGGATTGAAGATGCTATCAATAATGGGCAATTGGAGAAAGGTGAGTGCAAACCTCCAATCAAGAAGACATATGGGGTAGAAGTAACTAATTTTGAAGCACCCAATCCCGTATATGTAAGTGCCATTATACCCTAGCAAACCTTAGCCTACCTAAGCTTCACAAAGAGAGCCCGCCGAGAATTTTCCAACCTAGGAATGACCATCGCCCAAGCATACGAAAATCTAGCCTCCAAAGGATTCATCAAACCTCTAGATCCCACACCTATGCCCAATCCTATACCTCCTACTTGGAACCTCAATGAATATTGCCACTTCCACCAAAACTCTAGCCATAAAACCGACAATTGTTTCCGcctcaaacacaaaatacaagaCCTCATAGACAATGGAACCCTCCCAAATCCTAACATCATCACCAAGCCTAACATTAGGAAGAACTCCTTACCTAATTATCATCGAACTCCTCCTCCATATTAGAATTGGGTGCAATAAATGAGATTGAGTGGGATTGTTCAAA is a genomic window of Quercus lobata isolate SW786 chromosome 2, ValleyOak3.0 Primary Assembly, whole genome shotgun sequence containing:
- the LOC115967323 gene encoding uncharacterized protein LOC115967323 — protein: MDDCLYNKGDISSTTPIALPPKFKISNVEKFDRTGDLKQNVRRYLSITEMKGLDEKQTLHAFPLSLTRGALRWYYSLDPSKTKVWNELVELFLEQFIFNTIIDVTLRDLETTKQGVGETFSEYMTKWRGKASRMVNRPNEKDQINMIIKNFIPAYNSRLLSSPISSFGELCDCRTRIEDAINNGQLEKGECKPPIKKTYGVEVTNFEAPNPVYVSAIIP